A genomic window from Salvia hispanica cultivar TCC Black 2014 chromosome 5, UniMelb_Shisp_WGS_1.0, whole genome shotgun sequence includes:
- the LOC125188733 gene encoding agamous-like MADS-box protein MADS1: MDERKNGRGKIEIKRIENTTNRQVTFCKRRNGLLKKAYELSVLCDAEVALVVFSSRGRLYEYSNNSVRATIDRYKKATADSSSAVSTSEANTQFYQQEANKLRRQIRDMQSSNRQMLGDGVTSLPPKDLKSMEGKLEKAISRIRAKKNELLFAEIELMQKRELELHNANMFLRAKIAESERAQQEMSLMPAGSEYHEPMTTQPYDIRNFLPMNLMEPSYARSDQTPLQLV, encoded by the exons ATGGATGAACGCAAAAATGGGAGAGGCAAAATTGAGATCAAGAGAATTGAGAACACCACCAACCGCCAAGTCACCTTCTGCAAGCGGAGAAATGGCCTTCTCAAGAAGGCCTACGAGCTCTCCGTGCTCTGTGATGCCGAGGTCGCCCTCGTCGTCTTCTCCAGCCGCGGAAGGCTCTATGAGTACTCCAACAACAG TGTTAGGGCAACTATTGATAGGTACAAGAAAGCAACTGCTGATTCCTCAAGTGCTGTGTCCACATCAGAGGCTAATACCCAG TTTTACCAGCAAGAAGCTAACAAGCTGCGCAGACAAATACGAGATATGCAATCTTCAAACAG ACAAATGCTGGGAGATGGAGTGACAAGTTTGCCACCAAAGGATCTCAAGAGCATGGAAGGAAAACTGGAGAAGGCCATAAGCCGAATTCGCGCCAAGAAA AATGAATTGTTGTTTGCTGAGATAGAGCTCATGCAAAAGAgg GAGCTAGAGCTGCATAATGCTAACATGTTTCTCAGAGCAAAG ATAGCTGAGAGTGAGAGAGCACAGCAGGAGATGAGCTTGATGCCTGCGGGATCCGAGTACCATGAGCCCATGACTACACAGCCTTACGACATCCGTAACTTCCTCCCCATGAACCTCATGGAACCCTCCTATGCCCGCTCAGACCAAACCCCACTCCAGCTCGT CTGA